The Acinonyx jubatus isolate Ajub_Pintada_27869175 chromosome D1, VMU_Ajub_asm_v1.0, whole genome shotgun sequence genome includes a window with the following:
- the LMNTD2 gene encoding lamin tail domain-containing protein 2 isoform X7, with the protein MTATLPISAPPGTSRMAPEPCQEAEKAERQAALSLADQEPVSDHLEPPAGTPKDPVAPACLKDTKPSSTPVVFPVNLQLAPESLDPRTLRLLWGQRELEIQALRWTIQNRQNARHCHILYELAGLPPESCSHSQEKLLQNQVQKLTLELKGQKEQAQLEKSQLETELQAFQRSCLLQLARSSWVGRVLRSSTGSVEVVTAETLMDSSDLSENDQVPSTGEVSKAPVCFHGSVGPWEGRAMFLLLPGQGFRLEDVDWNSIAHRYPNLLANIKSNSDQKHPRALPSPPAPVPGQWGSELHRECVEQHLKSVEWRSLPSVGTSSSGGTDSDPGSGWLAEPHRVQKVTGQPPCAAGRSSELTKPHQRSFGREMQALPEAPRAIPPAVDLTPGAVPLPRAASGYCSPINSSLKIVAVSRKERFVRVLNQSLEETADLGGLTLRQLLYSFPVCMYRFPPGTLLAPGHHVTVWGEGPSSTKKQPPSSLGQEPVHFHSGRGCVTLLLNPKGEVRTASRSQRTGLGRTPGSIVAGLNTRARAGCGRPEPDAGGPGGHRGSLGLLCLPGPTPAKTVPPDSLLRDHFLASGPIPSEAALQMGSRAGPPPTSPGPVLAAPPPPQ; encoded by the exons ATGACAGCCACACTACCCATCTCAGCTCCCCCAGGAACATCGAGAATGGCCCCTGAGCCTTGCCAAGAGGCTGAAAAAGCTGAGAGACAGGCTGCCTTATCCCTGGCGGACCAAGAGCCGGTCAGTGACCACCTGGAGCCTCCAGCTGGCACACCCAAAGACCCAGTGGCTCCTGCATGCCTGAAGGACACCAAGCCCAGCTCCACGCCCGTGGTCTTCCCCGTCAACCTGCA GTTGGCCCCTGAGTCCTTGGACCCCCGCACCCTGCGGCTGCTGTGGGGTCAGCGGGAACTGGAGATCCAGGCTCTGCGGTGGACCATCCAGAACCGCCAGAATGCCCGGCACTGCCACATCCTGTACGAGCTGGCTGGACTGCCACCCGAGAG ttgctcACACAGTCAGGAGAAGCTCCTGCAGAACCAGGTCCAGAAGCTGACTCTGGAGTTGAAAGGGCAGAAGGAACAGGCCCAactg GAGAAGTCCCAGCTGGAGACTGAGCTGCAGGCGTTCCAGAGGTCCTGCCTCCTGCAGCTGGCCCGCTCCTCCTGGGTGGGTCGCGTGCTGCGATCTTCCACCGGCAGTGTGGAG GTGGTAACTGCAGAAACTCTGATGGACTCCAGTGACCTCTCTGAGAATGATCAGGTCCCCTCTACTGGAGAGGTAAGCAAGGCCCCCGTGTGCTTTCATGGCTCGGTGGGCCCGTGGGAGGGGAGAGCCATGTTCCTGTTGCTTCCTGGCCAGGGTTTCCGGCTGGAGGATGTAGACTGGAACAGCATTGCCCATCGGTATCCCAACCTCCTCGCCAACATCAAGTCCAACTCAGATCAAAA GCACCCCCGGGCCTTGCCATCCCCACCGGCCCCAGTGCCTGGCCAGTGGGGCTCGGAGCTGCATAGAGAGTGTGTGGAACAGCATCTCAAGAGTGTCGAGTGGcgttccctgccctctgtgggcACCAGCAGCTCAGGGGGCACAGACTCCGACCCCGgcagtggctggctggctgagccTCATCGCGTGCAGAAGGTGACGGGACAGCCACCCTGCGCTGCAGGCCGCAGTTCTGAGTTGACAAAACCACACCAGAGGAGCTTCGGCAGGGAAATGCAGGCACTGCCTGAAG cCCCCAGGGCCATCCCTCCTGCTGTGGATCTGACCCCTGGAGCTGTTCCTCTCCCACGTGCGGCCTCAGGGTACTGCAG CCCCATTAACTCCAGCCTGAAGATCGTGGCCGTGAGCCGCAAGGAGAGGTTCGTGCGCGTCCTCAACCAGTCGCTGGAGGAGACCGCCGACCTGGGCGGCCTCACGCTGCGGCAGCTCCTGTACAGCTTCCCGGTGTGCATGTACCGCTTCCCGCCCGGCACGCTGCTGGCTCCAGGGCACCACGTTACG GTTTGGGGCGAGGGCCCCAGCAGCACCAAGAAGCAGCCGCCGTCGTCCTTGGGCCAAGAGCCTGTCCACTTCCATTCCGGCCGGGGATGCGTGACTCTCCTCCTGAACCCCAAGGGCGAGGTCAGG ACCGCTTCCCGCTCTCAGAGGACGGGCTTGGGGCGGACCCCGGGGAGCATAGTCGCGGGCCTCAACACTCGCGCGCGGGCAGGGTGCGGGAGGCCGGAGCCAGACGCCGGAGGCCCGGGTGGGCACCGCGGGTCCCTGGgtctcctctgcctcccaggaCCCACCCCCGCAAAAACCGTCCCCCCAGACTCCCTGCTAAGGGACCATTTCCTTGCCTCAGGTCCAATCCCCTCTGAGGCCGCTCTCCAGATGGGTTCCCGTGCAGgaccaccacccacctccccggGTCCCGTCCtcgccgcccccccgcccccccagtaA
- the LMNTD2 gene encoding lamin tail domain-containing protein 2 isoform X8, translating into MTATLPISAPPGTSRMAPEPCQEAEKAERQAALSLADQEPVSDHLEPPAGTPKDPVAPACLKDTKPSSTPVVFPVNLQLAPESLDPRTLRLLWGQRELEIQALRWTIQNRQNARHCHILYELAGLPPESCSHSQEKLLQNQVQKLTLELKGQKEQAQLEKSQLETELQAFQRSCLLQLARSSWVGRVLRSSTGSVEVVTAETLMDSSDLSENDQVPSTGEVSKAPVCFHGSVGPWEGRAMFLLLPGQGFRLEDVDWNSIAHRYPNLLANIKSNSDQKHPRALPSPPAPVPGQWGSELHRECVEQHLKSVEWRSLPSVGTSSSGGTDSDPGSGWLAEPHRVQKVTGQPPCAAGRSSELTKPHQRSFGREMQALPEAPRAIPPAVDLTPGAVPLPRAASGYCSPINSSLKIVAVSRKERFVRVLNQSLEETADLGGLTLRQLLYSFPVCMYRFPPGTLLAPGHHVTVWGEGPSSTKKQPPSSLGQEPVHFHSGRGCVTLLLNPKGEVRTASRSQRTGLGRTPGSIVAGLNTRARAGCGRPEPDAGGPGRGASCRG; encoded by the exons ATGACAGCCACACTACCCATCTCAGCTCCCCCAGGAACATCGAGAATGGCCCCTGAGCCTTGCCAAGAGGCTGAAAAAGCTGAGAGACAGGCTGCCTTATCCCTGGCGGACCAAGAGCCGGTCAGTGACCACCTGGAGCCTCCAGCTGGCACACCCAAAGACCCAGTGGCTCCTGCATGCCTGAAGGACACCAAGCCCAGCTCCACGCCCGTGGTCTTCCCCGTCAACCTGCA GTTGGCCCCTGAGTCCTTGGACCCCCGCACCCTGCGGCTGCTGTGGGGTCAGCGGGAACTGGAGATCCAGGCTCTGCGGTGGACCATCCAGAACCGCCAGAATGCCCGGCACTGCCACATCCTGTACGAGCTGGCTGGACTGCCACCCGAGAG ttgctcACACAGTCAGGAGAAGCTCCTGCAGAACCAGGTCCAGAAGCTGACTCTGGAGTTGAAAGGGCAGAAGGAACAGGCCCAactg GAGAAGTCCCAGCTGGAGACTGAGCTGCAGGCGTTCCAGAGGTCCTGCCTCCTGCAGCTGGCCCGCTCCTCCTGGGTGGGTCGCGTGCTGCGATCTTCCACCGGCAGTGTGGAG GTGGTAACTGCAGAAACTCTGATGGACTCCAGTGACCTCTCTGAGAATGATCAGGTCCCCTCTACTGGAGAGGTAAGCAAGGCCCCCGTGTGCTTTCATGGCTCGGTGGGCCCGTGGGAGGGGAGAGCCATGTTCCTGTTGCTTCCTGGCCAGGGTTTCCGGCTGGAGGATGTAGACTGGAACAGCATTGCCCATCGGTATCCCAACCTCCTCGCCAACATCAAGTCCAACTCAGATCAAAA GCACCCCCGGGCCTTGCCATCCCCACCGGCCCCAGTGCCTGGCCAGTGGGGCTCGGAGCTGCATAGAGAGTGTGTGGAACAGCATCTCAAGAGTGTCGAGTGGcgttccctgccctctgtgggcACCAGCAGCTCAGGGGGCACAGACTCCGACCCCGgcagtggctggctggctgagccTCATCGCGTGCAGAAGGTGACGGGACAGCCACCCTGCGCTGCAGGCCGCAGTTCTGAGTTGACAAAACCACACCAGAGGAGCTTCGGCAGGGAAATGCAGGCACTGCCTGAAG cCCCCAGGGCCATCCCTCCTGCTGTGGATCTGACCCCTGGAGCTGTTCCTCTCCCACGTGCGGCCTCAGGGTACTGCAG CCCCATTAACTCCAGCCTGAAGATCGTGGCCGTGAGCCGCAAGGAGAGGTTCGTGCGCGTCCTCAACCAGTCGCTGGAGGAGACCGCCGACCTGGGCGGCCTCACGCTGCGGCAGCTCCTGTACAGCTTCCCGGTGTGCATGTACCGCTTCCCGCCCGGCACGCTGCTGGCTCCAGGGCACCACGTTACG GTTTGGGGCGAGGGCCCCAGCAGCACCAAGAAGCAGCCGCCGTCGTCCTTGGGCCAAGAGCCTGTCCACTTCCATTCCGGCCGGGGATGCGTGACTCTCCTCCTGAACCCCAAGGGCGAGGTCAGG ACCGCTTCCCGCTCTCAGAGGACGGGCTTGGGGCGGACCCCGGGGAGCATAGTCGCGGGCCTCAACACTCGCGCGCGGGCAGGGTGCGGGAGGCCGGAGCCAGACGCCGGAGGCCCGG GACGCGGGGCCTCTTGCCGCGGCTGA
- the LMNTD2 gene encoding lamin tail domain-containing protein 2 isoform X4: protein MTATLPISAPPGTSRMAPEPCQEAEKAERQAALSLADQEPVSDHLEPPAGTPKDPVAPACLKDTKPSSTPVVFPVNLQLAPESLDPRTLRLLWGQRELEIQALRWTIQNRQNARHCHILYELAGLPPESCSHSQEKLLQNQVQKLTLELKGQKEQAQLEKSQLETELQAFQRSCLLQLARSSWVGRVLRSSTGSVEVVTAETLMDSSDLSENDQVPSTGEGFRLEDVDWNSIAHRYPNLLANIKSNSDQKHPRALPSPPAPVPGQWGSELHRECVEQHLKSVEWRSLPSVGTSSSGGTDSDPGSGWLAEPHRVQKVTGQPPCAAGRSSELTKPHQRSFGREMQALPEAPRAIPPAVDLTPGAVPLPRAASGYCSPINSSLKIVAVSRKERFVRVLNQSLEETADLGGLTLRQLLYSFPVCMYRFPPGTLLAPGHHVTVWGEGPSSTKKQPPSSLGQEPVHFHSGRGCVTLLLNPKGEVRVLSEHRAPHCVTPVSRIFADNTDLSVDRFPLSEDGLGADPGEHSRGPQHSRAGRVREAGARRRRPGTRGLLPRLSTSKLFRPREVPARPEAAETRTPDLLPALPGERMGTRRAVGPPGSGSPADPIPSLSLAEAGLCLEHCGARKEHCEASKEHRLRVCRRSVDRGCPMVALSVQSTAESRYGFRFLPCPPVTADPGARV from the exons ATGACAGCCACACTACCCATCTCAGCTCCCCCAGGAACATCGAGAATGGCCCCTGAGCCTTGCCAAGAGGCTGAAAAAGCTGAGAGACAGGCTGCCTTATCCCTGGCGGACCAAGAGCCGGTCAGTGACCACCTGGAGCCTCCAGCTGGCACACCCAAAGACCCAGTGGCTCCTGCATGCCTGAAGGACACCAAGCCCAGCTCCACGCCCGTGGTCTTCCCCGTCAACCTGCA GTTGGCCCCTGAGTCCTTGGACCCCCGCACCCTGCGGCTGCTGTGGGGTCAGCGGGAACTGGAGATCCAGGCTCTGCGGTGGACCATCCAGAACCGCCAGAATGCCCGGCACTGCCACATCCTGTACGAGCTGGCTGGACTGCCACCCGAGAG ttgctcACACAGTCAGGAGAAGCTCCTGCAGAACCAGGTCCAGAAGCTGACTCTGGAGTTGAAAGGGCAGAAGGAACAGGCCCAactg GAGAAGTCCCAGCTGGAGACTGAGCTGCAGGCGTTCCAGAGGTCCTGCCTCCTGCAGCTGGCCCGCTCCTCCTGGGTGGGTCGCGTGCTGCGATCTTCCACCGGCAGTGTGGAG GTGGTAACTGCAGAAACTCTGATGGACTCCAGTGACCTCTCTGAGAATGATCAGGTCCCCTCTACTGGAGAG GGTTTCCGGCTGGAGGATGTAGACTGGAACAGCATTGCCCATCGGTATCCCAACCTCCTCGCCAACATCAAGTCCAACTCAGATCAAAA GCACCCCCGGGCCTTGCCATCCCCACCGGCCCCAGTGCCTGGCCAGTGGGGCTCGGAGCTGCATAGAGAGTGTGTGGAACAGCATCTCAAGAGTGTCGAGTGGcgttccctgccctctgtgggcACCAGCAGCTCAGGGGGCACAGACTCCGACCCCGgcagtggctggctggctgagccTCATCGCGTGCAGAAGGTGACGGGACAGCCACCCTGCGCTGCAGGCCGCAGTTCTGAGTTGACAAAACCACACCAGAGGAGCTTCGGCAGGGAAATGCAGGCACTGCCTGAAG cCCCCAGGGCCATCCCTCCTGCTGTGGATCTGACCCCTGGAGCTGTTCCTCTCCCACGTGCGGCCTCAGGGTACTGCAG CCCCATTAACTCCAGCCTGAAGATCGTGGCCGTGAGCCGCAAGGAGAGGTTCGTGCGCGTCCTCAACCAGTCGCTGGAGGAGACCGCCGACCTGGGCGGCCTCACGCTGCGGCAGCTCCTGTACAGCTTCCCGGTGTGCATGTACCGCTTCCCGCCCGGCACGCTGCTGGCTCCAGGGCACCACGTTACG GTTTGGGGCGAGGGCCCCAGCAGCACCAAGAAGCAGCCGCCGTCGTCCTTGGGCCAAGAGCCTGTCCACTTCCATTCCGGCCGGGGATGCGTGACTCTCCTCCTGAACCCCAAGGGCGAGGTCAGG GTCCTGAGCGAGCACCGGGCCCCCCACTGCGTGACCCCGGTCTCGAGGATCTTCGCTGACAACACCGACCTCTCCGTAGACCGCTTCCCGCTCTCAGAGGACGGGCTTGGGGCGGACCCCGGGGAGCATAGTCGCGGGCCTCAACACTCGCGCGCGGGCAGGGTGCGGGAGGCCGGAGCCAGACGCCGGAGGCCCGG GACGCGGGGCCTCTTGCCGCGGCTGAGCACCAGCAAGCTCTTCCGCCCGCGAGAGGTGCCGGCGCGGCCCGAGGCCGCCGAGACCCGCACGCCCGATCTCCTGCCCGCCTTGCCCGGTGAGCGCATGGGGACGCGGAGGGCGGTCGGACCGCCGGGGAGTGGGAGTCCGGCCGACCCCATCCCGTCGCTGTCCCTCGCAGAGGCCGGGCTGTGCCTGGAGCACTGCGGGGCTAGGAAGGAGCACTGCGAGGCTAGCAAGGAGCACAGGCTCCGG GTGTGCCGGAGGAGCGTGGACCGGGGCTGCCCGATGGtagcgctgtcagtgcagagcacggCTGAGAGCAGATACGGCTTCCGCTTCCTCCCCTGCCCGCCGGTCACCGCGGACCCGGGCGCTCGGGTGTAG